AAAGCGACTCGGTCTCCGGACGCATCCACAAAACCACCTTCACCGGCAATCCGGTTCACGAAACGAATACCGACCTCTGCTCCGGCGTTCCGTTCCCGTAGCTCGAGCAGCGCGGTCGATCCAGCAACGCGGCGCGACGGCGCGCTCGCCGGTCGCCAGGTTCGCGGCGAGCCGTCCCGCGCACGGAGCACTTGACCCTGAAGAATGTTCGGAGGACAATTTGCGCCGGGGGCTCATTATGCTGGAGTTCTTCGAGCGCTTGGACAAGGCGGCGGGAACCCTAATCGCCGCCCTCGTGGTCATCGCCCTGATCGTCGCCGTCGTCTACCTGACCAGCTAATTCGCGACGAGCCGCCCCGGCGCACGACGCTACTCCGACGAATGCACTCCCGACTCGGCAAGGCCAAAGTCGAGCACGGTTATGTAGCCAGTAGCGGGATCTAAGTTTATTTTCAAAATGAGGTCTTTTACCCCAGGCTTCGTCGGGTCCACGATGGATTCCACCTGTTCGAGCAGCCCCTTCTGCTGCGACTCGATCTTACGACCCAATTTCTGAACGAGCCCTCGATCTTCGGCGAAGAGCAGGTGTTGGTCCAGTGATATCCCGATGTGTGCATGCGCCTTGTGACCAGTGTTGCCCACCAAAATGTCGAAGTAATCTTCCCCGGTTTCTCGATACGTCTTGACCTCTAGCCTTGCCCAACGTTCGTCGTCTTTGTAGGTTCTCCACGTCTCCGTAGTCCAAAAGCGCATACCCCCTCCCCCCTACCACTGCCGCGATTTTCGCGCCGGCCGCGGGCACCCAAAGCGACCGCAGACGCCAGCCCTGAAAAGGCTGCGCTCTCCCATTTAACTCACACGCTGTGTGCGACTTAACGCGGCGATTCGTCACACTTAGTCACACTCACCCGCGCGCAAGTGGCGACGCTCTACACATTTCCCGGTCGCAAAATCAGCCCCGCCACCGAGCGGCGATGTCCGAAAACTCAACCCAGCCCGGACACCGGCGCTGTCCTAATCCGACTCGACACTACCGCCGCGTCATTCCGGGAGATGGCAGAAGAAGAAATGGTGGGCGCTACTGGATTCGAACCAGTGACTTCCACCGTGTGAAGATGGCACTCTACCGCTGAGTTAAGCGCCCAACCCTGAATTTTGTTGCGGTTTACGGTCTGCGGTATCAGATGACCGTAGCAAAGCGTACCAAATCTCAGCCGGTCTTGACCAGTTGAACGGTCGACGGTCGACGGTCGATGGCCGTCAGCACGAACGACTAACGACCAGCGACTAACGACTCCAGCACGAACAATTCAACTGCGCGCAAGTCGAAGCACCGCATTGGCGACAACGGTAAACGGCGCACCCGGCCCGGGTGGTGGGCCGGGAGCCTCCCGTTTCTCAAGGTTGTTGCGGCGGATGCGAAGGTGGTTGCCGCCTAGTCCTGCGGCGGGTTCCCGCCCGCCGGCGGCGTACCGCCTGGACCTGGACCGGCGCCCGGTCCCGGACCTCCTCCTCTGCGGCCTCCGCCCATGGGCGGTGCGCCAGGGATGCCCATGCGAGTGCGGCCTTGTGGCTGAAGCGCCTGCAGTTTCTTCCACTGCTCGGGTGTCAGCACGCGGCGAATGGCGAACAACATCTGGGCGTTGGCTTTCTCGAGTTCGGCCCGTTGAGCGGCGACCTTGTCGATCTGCTTCATGACCGCGGCCTCGTCCGGGCTGTCGCTCTCGATCATGGGCTGCAGCGTCACTTCCGCGCGCTCCAGGTTGGCGCGAACATCGATGAGCCGCAAGCGGTGGT
This is a stretch of genomic DNA from Terriglobia bacterium. It encodes these proteins:
- a CDS encoding Spy/CpxP family protein refolding chaperone, whose amino-acid sequence is MPAGGGPGPGGPPEGRGRMSGPRAGRSGPMGRWWKNADVVQKLGLTDEQVQRIEKIFQDHRLRLIDVRANLERAEVTLQPMIESDSPDEAAVMKQIDKVAAQRAELEKANAQMLFAIRRVLTPEQWKKLQALQPQGRTRMGIPGAPPMGGGRRGGGPGPGAGPGPGGTPPAGGNPPQD